From a single Nicotiana tabacum cultivar K326 chromosome 8, ASM71507v2, whole genome shotgun sequence genomic region:
- the LOC107793099 gene encoding ABC transporter G family member 3-like isoform X1 produces MEEIQSQSDPYRSSSSSASSPASRVPSSNFFYLRKPGAFRQPISFEDSPVWDETDIEVKVDEGGDSIHAATTPHSPSLSKINSGSLPSPRLPEETGVTRKILGASIAWKDLTVTIKGKRKYSDKVVKSSHGCTLPGTMTVIMGPAKSGKSTLLRALAGRLPDSARMYGEVFVNGTKMHMPYGSYGYVDRETTLIGSLTVREFLYYSALLQLPGFFCQKRSVVEDAIDAMSLGDYANNLIGGHCYMKGLRSGERRRVSIARELVMGPHILFIDEPLYRLDSVSALLMMVTLKKLANSGCTLIFTIYQSSTEVFGLFDRICLLSNGKTLFFGETLACLQHFSNAGFPCPIMQSPSDHFLRAINTEFDRIIAMCKSWQDDHGDLSSVSMDTAVAIRTLEATYRSSADAAAVESMIMKLTEKEGPYLKSKGMAGNATRVAVLTWRSLLIMSREWRYYWLRLILYMLLAVCIGTVFSGLGHSLSSVMTRVAAIFVFVSFTSLLGVASLPAQLKEIKIYTCEESNQHSGAFVFLLGQLFASIPFLFLISISSSLVFYFLIGLRNEFSLLMYFVLNFFACLLVNEGLLLLIASIWQNIFWSILSFVFIHVIMMLSAGFFRIRSALPGPVWMYPISYIAFHTYSIQGLLENEYVGTSFAVGQVRNISGYEALENIYDISDYRNAKWKNLLVLFLMAVAYKVVVFILLKFCIWKNLSVRKLFLCNQNSMNRR; encoded by the exons ATGGAAGAAATACAGTCTCAATCAGATCCTTACAGGTCTTCATCATCTTCAGCTAGTAGTCCAGCTAGTAGGGTGCCATCAAGTAATTTCTTCTACTTGCGGAAACCTGGTGCATTTAGACAACCAATTTCTTTTGAAGATTCACCTGTTTGGGATGAGACAGATATAGAGGTCAAAGTCGACGAAGGAGGTGATTCTATACATGCTGCGACTACGCCACACTCCCCTTCCCTGTCAAAAATCAATAGTGGTTCCTTACCCTCTCCTCGTTTACCAGAGGAGACAGGTGTTACAAGGAAGATTTTAGGGGCTTCTATTGCTTGGAAGGACTTGACTGTAACtataaagggaaaaagaaaatactccgatAAGGTGGTTAAGAGTTCACATGGTTGTACATTACCTGGAACGATGACTGTAATCATGGGTCCCGCCAAGTCAGGGAAATCAACACTCTTGAGAGCTCTTGCAG GAAGGTTACCTGATTCAGCGAGAATGTACGGCGAGGTGTTTGTAAACGGAACAAAAATGCACATGCCTTATGGTTCCTAT GGATATGTTGACAGAGAAACTACTCTTATTGGATCACTAACAGTGCGTGAGTTCCTATACTATTCAGCATTGCTTCAGCTTCCTGGTTTCTTTTGTCAGAAAAGGAGTGTGGTGGAGGATGCTATAGATGCTATGTCACTGGGAGATTATGCTAATAACCTTATAGGTGGCCACTGTTACATGAAAGGTCTTCGAAGTGGTGAGAGAAGGCGTGTCAGCATTGCTCGGGAACTTGTCATGGGACcacatattttatttatagatGAACCCCTTTATCGTCTTGACAG CGTTTCTGCACTTCTGATGATGGTTACATTGAAGAAGCTTGCCAACTCCGGCTGCACTCTGATATTCACCATTTACCAAAGTAGTACTGAAGTATTTGGCCTTTTTGACCGAATTTGCCTCCTCTCAAATGGAAAGACATTATTCTTTGGTGAAACATTGGCTTGCTTACAG CACTTCTCCAATGCTGGATTTCCTTGCCCAATAATGCAAAGTCCTTCTGATCACTTCTTGCGTGCTATAAACACAGAATTTGACAGGATTATTGCAATGTGCAAAAGCTGGCAG GATGACCATGGAGACTTATCATCTGTGAGCATGGATACTGCCGTTGCTATACGTACCCTTGAAGCAACCTATAGATCATCGGCAGACGCTGCTGCTGTTGAGTCAATGATAATGAAGCTTACTGAGAAG GAAGGTCCATATCTCAAAAGCAAAGGAATGGCAGGAAATGCAACACGAGTTGCAGTTTTGACTTGGAGATCCTTATTGATTATGTCAAGGGAGTGGAGATATTATTGGCTAAGGTTGATTCTTTATATGCTTCTTGCCGTTTGTATTGGCACTGTGTTTTCTGGATTGGGGCATTCCTTGTCGTCTGTCATG ACAAGAGTAGCAGCAATATTTGTATTTGTTTCGTTCACCTCTCTGCTAGGCGTCGCCAGTCTACCTGCACAGTTGAAAGAGATCAAG ATATACACCTGCGAAGAATCAAACCAGCATTCTGGGGCATTTGTTTTCCTGCTTGGGCAGCTTTTTGCCAGCATCCCTTTCTTGTTTCTTATCTCCATCTCGTCAAGTCTGGTCTTCTATTTTCTAATTGGGCTGCGGAATGAGTTCAGCTTGCTGATGTACTTTGTGTTGAATTTCTTTGCGTGTCTATTGGTAAATGAGGGGTTGCTACTGCTTATTGCTTCCATTTGGCAAAATATCTTCTGGAGCATCTTAAGTTTTGTGTTCATACAT GTGATAATGATGCTTTCCGCTGGTTTTTTTAGAATCAGAAGTGCTTTGCCTGGACCGGTATGGATGTACCCCATTTCTTATATTGCTTTTCATACTTACTCTATCCAG GGACTGTTGGAGAATGAGTACGTTGGAACTTCTTTTGCTGTTGGGCAGGTGAGAAATATATCTGGTTATGAGGCTCTGGAAAATATCTATGATATATCTGATTACAGGAACGCTAAGTGGAAAAATTTACTGGTGTTGTTTCTTATGGCTGTTGCATACAAAGtagttgtttttattctgctcaAGTTTTGTATCTGGAAAAACCTATCTGTCCGCAAACTTTTCCTGTGTAACCAAAATTCAATGAATCGCAGATAG
- the LOC107793099 gene encoding ABC transporter G family member 3-like isoform X2 — MEEIQSQSDPYRSSSSSASSPASRVPSSNFFYLRKPGAFRQPISFEDSPVWDETDIEVKVDEGGDSIHAATTPHSPSLSKINSGSLPSPRLPEETGVTRKILGASIAWKDLTVTIKGKRKYSDKVVKSSHGCTLPGTMTVIMGPAKSGKSTLLRALAGRLPDSARMYGEVFVNGTKMHMPYGSYGYVDRETTLIGSLTVREFLYYSALLQLPGFFCQKRSVVEDAIDAMSLGDYANNLIGGHCYMKGLRSGERRRVSIARELVMGPHILFIDEPLYRLDSVSALLMMVTLKKLANSGCTLIFTIYQSSTEVFGLFDRICLLSNGKTLFFGETLACLQHFSNAGFPCPIMQSPSDHFLRAINTEFDRIIAMCKSWQDDHGDLSSVSMDTAVAIRTLEATYRSSADAAAVESMIMKLTEKEGPYLKSKGMAGNATRVAVLTWRSLLIMSREWRYYWLRLILYMLLAVCIGTVFSGLGHSLSSVMTRVAAIFVFVSFTSLLGVASLPAQLKEIKIYTCEESNQHSGAFVFLLGQLFASIPFLFLISISSSLVFYFLIGLRNEFSLLMYFVLNFFACLLVNEGLLLLIASIWQNIFWSILSFVFIHVIMMLSAGFFRIRSALPGPGLLENEYVGTSFAVGQVRNISGYEALENIYDISDYRNAKWKNLLVLFLMAVAYKVVVFILLKFCIWKNLSVRKLFLCNQNSMNRR, encoded by the exons ATGGAAGAAATACAGTCTCAATCAGATCCTTACAGGTCTTCATCATCTTCAGCTAGTAGTCCAGCTAGTAGGGTGCCATCAAGTAATTTCTTCTACTTGCGGAAACCTGGTGCATTTAGACAACCAATTTCTTTTGAAGATTCACCTGTTTGGGATGAGACAGATATAGAGGTCAAAGTCGACGAAGGAGGTGATTCTATACATGCTGCGACTACGCCACACTCCCCTTCCCTGTCAAAAATCAATAGTGGTTCCTTACCCTCTCCTCGTTTACCAGAGGAGACAGGTGTTACAAGGAAGATTTTAGGGGCTTCTATTGCTTGGAAGGACTTGACTGTAACtataaagggaaaaagaaaatactccgatAAGGTGGTTAAGAGTTCACATGGTTGTACATTACCTGGAACGATGACTGTAATCATGGGTCCCGCCAAGTCAGGGAAATCAACACTCTTGAGAGCTCTTGCAG GAAGGTTACCTGATTCAGCGAGAATGTACGGCGAGGTGTTTGTAAACGGAACAAAAATGCACATGCCTTATGGTTCCTAT GGATATGTTGACAGAGAAACTACTCTTATTGGATCACTAACAGTGCGTGAGTTCCTATACTATTCAGCATTGCTTCAGCTTCCTGGTTTCTTTTGTCAGAAAAGGAGTGTGGTGGAGGATGCTATAGATGCTATGTCACTGGGAGATTATGCTAATAACCTTATAGGTGGCCACTGTTACATGAAAGGTCTTCGAAGTGGTGAGAGAAGGCGTGTCAGCATTGCTCGGGAACTTGTCATGGGACcacatattttatttatagatGAACCCCTTTATCGTCTTGACAG CGTTTCTGCACTTCTGATGATGGTTACATTGAAGAAGCTTGCCAACTCCGGCTGCACTCTGATATTCACCATTTACCAAAGTAGTACTGAAGTATTTGGCCTTTTTGACCGAATTTGCCTCCTCTCAAATGGAAAGACATTATTCTTTGGTGAAACATTGGCTTGCTTACAG CACTTCTCCAATGCTGGATTTCCTTGCCCAATAATGCAAAGTCCTTCTGATCACTTCTTGCGTGCTATAAACACAGAATTTGACAGGATTATTGCAATGTGCAAAAGCTGGCAG GATGACCATGGAGACTTATCATCTGTGAGCATGGATACTGCCGTTGCTATACGTACCCTTGAAGCAACCTATAGATCATCGGCAGACGCTGCTGCTGTTGAGTCAATGATAATGAAGCTTACTGAGAAG GAAGGTCCATATCTCAAAAGCAAAGGAATGGCAGGAAATGCAACACGAGTTGCAGTTTTGACTTGGAGATCCTTATTGATTATGTCAAGGGAGTGGAGATATTATTGGCTAAGGTTGATTCTTTATATGCTTCTTGCCGTTTGTATTGGCACTGTGTTTTCTGGATTGGGGCATTCCTTGTCGTCTGTCATG ACAAGAGTAGCAGCAATATTTGTATTTGTTTCGTTCACCTCTCTGCTAGGCGTCGCCAGTCTACCTGCACAGTTGAAAGAGATCAAG ATATACACCTGCGAAGAATCAAACCAGCATTCTGGGGCATTTGTTTTCCTGCTTGGGCAGCTTTTTGCCAGCATCCCTTTCTTGTTTCTTATCTCCATCTCGTCAAGTCTGGTCTTCTATTTTCTAATTGGGCTGCGGAATGAGTTCAGCTTGCTGATGTACTTTGTGTTGAATTTCTTTGCGTGTCTATTGGTAAATGAGGGGTTGCTACTGCTTATTGCTTCCATTTGGCAAAATATCTTCTGGAGCATCTTAAGTTTTGTGTTCATACAT GTGATAATGATGCTTTCCGCTGGTTTTTTTAGAATCAGAAGTGCTTTGCCTGGACCG GGACTGTTGGAGAATGAGTACGTTGGAACTTCTTTTGCTGTTGGGCAGGTGAGAAATATATCTGGTTATGAGGCTCTGGAAAATATCTATGATATATCTGATTACAGGAACGCTAAGTGGAAAAATTTACTGGTGTTGTTTCTTATGGCTGTTGCATACAAAGtagttgtttttattctgctcaAGTTTTGTATCTGGAAAAACCTATCTGTCCGCAAACTTTTCCTGTGTAACCAAAATTCAATGAATCGCAGATAG